From Triticum aestivum cultivar Chinese Spring chromosome 4A, IWGSC CS RefSeq v2.1, whole genome shotgun sequence, a single genomic window includes:
- the LOC123086642 gene encoding uncharacterized protein, translated as MSMAAMRCLRPGGARRRQCPLLAAFCSSLVDGLAHLEATLSAEDDDGGGGSAVSMRWCADAMRLVRRMQRDLLAVFRSADARADPCGGEDWLEQYMQETAALLDFCNAFKSAVSRMHRYCMVVDFAAQVGCAGAGGVAASLVAESAGPPKETDAPSSPAAAVRAKLSDVKAVVSEAERLGGKIISSSTGSGSMVLVTLVAKITMAVVATSVLHALTHASPPSLLDDDVGVGGAHPRSSTLARAAVPEQLRPWRESLSAINDRVAALPASIAEHESVVTAVRDMIGGKTEESEDHVELLRTRSGELREGVEMFDCVLDQVFDEVIRGRNEMLGIFRDKVLTKLNRGEF; from the coding sequence ATGAGCATGGCGGCCATGAGATGCCTCAGACCAGGCGGCGCTCGTCGCCGGCAGTGCCCTCTCCTCGCCGCCTTCTGCTCCTCGCTCGTCGACGGGCTCGCGCACCTGGAGGCCACGCTGTCCGCCGAAGATGATGACGGCGGTGGCGGGTCCGCGGTGTCGATGAGGTGGTGCGCCGACGCCATGCGCCTGGTGAGGCGGATGCAGCGGGACCTGCTGGCCGTCTTCAGGAGCGCCGACGCGCGGGCCGACCCCTGCGGCGGCGAGGACTGGCTGGAGCAGTACATGCAGGAGACGGCGGCGCTGCTGGACTTCTGCAACGCGTTCAAGTCCGCCGTGTCGCGGATGCACCGCTACTGCATGGTGGTGGACTTCGCCGCGCAGGTGGGCTGCGCCGGCGCCGGGGGTGTCGCCGCCTCGCTCGTTGCTGAGAGCGCCGGGCCGCCGAAGGAGACGGACGCGCcgtcctcgccggccgccgccgtccgcgcTAAGCTGTCGGACGTGAAGGCAGTGGTGAGCGAGGCGGAGCGGCTGGGGGGAAAGATCATCTCCAGCTCCACCGGAAGCGGCAGCATGGTCCTCGTCACGCTCGTCGCCAAGATCACAATGGCCGTCGTGGCCACCTCCGTGCTCCACGCGCTCACCCACGCCTCACCCCCTTCCCTCCTCGACGACGACGTCGGCGTCGGCGGCGCGCACCCGCGCAGCAGCACGCTCGCCCGCGCCGCCGTCCCAGAGCAGCTGCGGCCGTGGCGCGAGTCGCTGTCGGCGATCAACGACCGTGTGGCGGCGCTGCCGGCGAGCATCGCGGAGCACGAGAGTGTCGTCACGGCGGTGAGGGACATGATCGGCGGCAAGACGGAAGAGTCCGAGGATCATGTGGAGCTGCTGAGGACGAGGTCCGGCGAGCTCCGGGAGGGGGTGGAGATGTTCGACTGTGTTCTTGATCAggtctttgatgaggtgatcaggGGCAGGAATGAGATGCTGGGGATCTTCAGAGACAAGGTCCTCACAAAACTGAATCGGGGTGAATTTTAA
- the LOC123086641 gene encoding uncharacterized protein — MAQYRQSGGGFFDSRGGGAHHPLPDYHRAHPSKPSRIRRPGKPARRRSPAVAAAAAAVLLLAGVFILSRRLSRDPAEIGEDSGGGEGLPEWNRSKNWKELKFGHGGGGRSARDSRYWDQDDRRRDEDYSEDEKEKVSGAAGNTADAGGGSEKSVSSDPGIEEKGLTLDTKGGTDKEVPELAEGGKGGTLYNEGGRKELEQYEAASMGALGTGMREVDPDDEYDDGIDDPDDSQMHSAGRKLGDGIHENIGKEENAALERHMKAAGGRISDDSDAVNTNQKKASGTGDKKHGSKKKPKQKKSGSTCEMKFLNSTAQLVEPAKNEKFASFKLEYVEIEQKPAGSENWEPRFAGHQTLQEREESYVAHDQQLTCAFVKGPNGSSTGFDISEDDRKYMSKCRIAVSSCIFGNSDRLRTPFGKTITSLSKKTVCFAMFLDEVTLQTLLSEGQKMDSMGFIGVWKIILIKNMPYNDMRRVGKIPKLLAHRLFPSSRFSIWLDSKLRLQTDPILILEYFLWRHGYEYAISNHYDRHCVWEEVAQNKKLNKFNHTIIDQQFEFYQADGLTRFNSSDPHKLLPSYVPEGSFIVREHTSMSNLFSCLWFNEVDRFTPRDQLSFAYTYLKLRRMNPKKSFRLNMFKDCERRSMAKLFHHRSEERHSSGQLTR, encoded by the exons ATGGCGCAGTACAGGCAATCCGGCGGCGGCTTCTTCGACTCCCGCGGCGGCGGGGCCCACCACCCGCTCCCGGACTACCACCGGGCACACCCCTCCAAACCCTCCCGGATCCGCCGCCCCGGCAagcccgcgcgccgccgctcgccggccgTTGCCGCAGCTGCCGCTGCAGTCCTGCTCCTCGCTGGCGTCTTCATCCTCTCGCGCCGCCTCTCTCGCGACCCCGCAG AGATCGGAGAGGATTCGGGAGGCGGGGAGGGTTTGCCGGAGTGGAACCGGAGCAAGAACTGGAAGGAGCTCAAGTTCGGCCATGGCGGTGGTGGCAGGAGTGCGCGGGATTCCAGGTACTGGGACCAGGACGATCGACGGCGCGACGAAGACTACTCGGAGGACGAGAAGGAGAAGGTCTCAGGTGCAGCTGGAAACACTGCTGATGCTGGTGGTGGCAGTGAGAAAAGCGTGAGCTCTGATCCCGGTATTGAGGAGAAAGGGTTGACCTTGGATACCAAGGGTGGTACTGACAAGGAGGTTCCAGAGTTGGCTGAAGGGGGGAAAGGAGGCACCTTGTACAATGAGGGTGGCAGGAAAGAGCTGGAGCAGTATGAGGCGGCCTCCATGGGTGCGTTGGGCACAGGAATGAGGGAGGTTGATCCAGATGATGAGTATGATGATGGCATTGATGATCCTGATGATTCTCAGATGCATTCTGCCGGTAGGAAGCTTGGTGATGGTATTCATGAGAACATAGGGAAGGAAGAGAATGCTGCCTTGGAGAGACACATGAAAGCAGCAGGTGGAAGGATTAGTGATGACAGTGATGCTGTTAACACGAATCAAAAGAAAGCTTCGGGTACTGGTGATAAGAAACATGGGTCCAAGAAGAAACCAAAGCAGAAAAAGTCTG GTTCAACTTGTGAAATGAAGTTTCTGAACTCCACTGCTCAACTTGTAGAGCCTGCAAAAAATGAAAAATTTGCTAGCTTTAAGTTGGAGTATGTAGAGATTGAACAAAAACCAGCTGGATCAGAAAATTGGGAGCCAAGATTTGCTGGCCACCAGACTCTACAGGAAAGGGAGGAGTCATACGTAGCTCATGATCAACAATTGACATGTGCTTTTGTTAAGGGGCCTAATGGATCAAGCACTGGTTTTGATATATCTGAGGATGACAGGAAGTACATGAGCAAATGCCGCATTGCTGTATCTTCCTGCATCTTTGGAAACTCCGATCGTCTGAGGACTCCATTTGGCAAAACA ATTACAAGTCTCTCAAAGAAGACAGTTTGTTTTGCTATGTTTTTGGATGAAGTCACATTGCAAACTTTGCTATCTGAAGGCCAAAAAATGGACAGCATGGGTTTCATTGGTGTATGGAAGATCATATTGATTAAGAATATGCCTTATAATGACATGCGGAGAGTTGGGAAAATACCAAAACTTTTGGCGCATCGACTTTTCCCATCGTCAAG ATTCTCGATCTGGCTGGACAGCAAATTGCGACTACAAACTGATCCTATCCTTATCCTAGAATATTTTCTTTGGCGGCATGGTTATGAATATGCTATTTCCAATCATTATGATCGGCACTGCGTATGGGAGGAAGTGGCACAAAATAAAAAGCTGAACAAGTTCAACCATACAATAATTGATCAACAGTTTGAATTTTACCAAGCTGACGGACTGACAAGGTTCAACTCATCGGATCCCCACAAGCTGCTACCAAGCT ATGTCCCTGAAGGTTCTTTCATCGTGAGGGAACACACATCGATGTCCAACTTATTCTCTTGTCTGTGGTTCAATGAGGTTGATCGCTTCACACCTCGTGACCAGCTCAGCTTTGCATATACATACTTGAAGCTTAGAAGAATGAATCCTAAGAAGTCGTTTCGCCTCAATATGTTTAAG GATTGTGAGAGGCGATCAATGGCAAAACTATTTCATCATCGATCGGAAGAGAGACATAGCAGTGGACAGCTAACAAGATAA